GCGCCAACCCTCGGTCTCCGCCAGAAGCCACTCATGGAATACACGCACGGCTTTACGCCTTAGGACACCCTCTCCGTGCAGGACGTGATACCCGCCTTCACGAAAACCGACGTCGGAAAGTCGAACCAAACGGCCGGCTGCAACCTCATCTGCCACAACTTCATCCGAAATCAGCAGGACGCCCTGTCCGCTTAGCGCCGCCTCCACCTCCAGGTGCGATGACATGCGCCAAGAAAACTCAGGGACTTCATCAGGGTCGACGCCACCCGCCAACTCGAACCATAAATTCCATGTCCCGCTCGTGCGGTCACGCAACAAGGGATAATTCAGCAGATCGCGCGGGGCGCTTGGGGGTGTCCTGATTAGCGATGGTGAAGCGTAGGGATGCAATTCCGCGTCACTTATCAGTGAGGAATTATCATAACGACCGCCCGGACCGACAAAACGAATGGCAAGGTCCGTCTCGTACCGCGCCACATCAGCAAGCTGGCGCGACGCTTCGAGCCTGATCTCAACGTCGGGATGCAACTCCTTGAAAGCTCCTAAACGCGGCACCAGCCATTTCGTCGCAAACAGCGTTTCCGAGTTCACCCAGACTGTACCCTGCGGCACCTCCATCAGCCCCTCAGTGGCAAATGCGATCGCTTCCAGTGCAGGTGAAACCTGCGCCAGATAGGCCGCGCCATATTGGGATAATTCCAGCCCGCGCGGCAAATCCCGAAACAACTGTACTCCAAGCCGGTCCTCCAATCCCCTGACATGACGGCTGATTGACGAGTGGCTTACACCCAACTCTTCGGCGGCGCGGGAGAAACTCTCGTACCTGCCCGCCGCCTCAAAGGCGCGCAAAGCATTCAAGGGCGGCAATTGAAGAACCATGATTCATGTGCGATTTTTGCACAGATAATGTCAAGCAATTGTCTTTGTCATTTACGCGCCTGCCTGCCAAGTTGGCTCATAACCCAGTATAGGAATGGAATAATGACGTTGGCAGAGCGCAACCCGCATGAGCGTGAAAAATTTAGTATTGTCAAAAACGCACTGGTATCAGCTTTGATTGATGCAATCCGCGCGCTAAGAAATCTCCGCAAACGGCCGCATATCAAAGATCTGCCAGAGCGGCTGCGCCGTGATGTTGCCGTGGCACCGGAAACCTTTGCGGCTTACGATCACCGCCTCCCGTCGCAACACAGTCATCACTCACGCAGCTGACAGCTTTCCCCGCGCTATTCCACGCTGTAGAACGGGCGCATGACGCAGAACATTGATCAGGTCTTTGCCGCCCTTGCGGACCCCACGCGCCGCGCAATTCTGGCGATGCTACTGGAAGACGACATGGCCGTGACCGATGTGGCGGAACCGTTTGAGATGTCGCTGGCCGCAATATCCAAGCATCTTGGCGTCCTGACAAACGCAGGGCTAATCTCTCAGGAGAAGCGGGGCCGTGTGAAATGGTGCAAGCTGGAGCCGGACGCCATGCGGGATGCATCGATATGGATGCAAGGGTTCGGGCAGTTCGAACCGGTCAATCTGGATGCTTTCGAGAGGTTCCTGGCGCAAGAATTGCCAGAAGGTCTCTCACAACATGAAAAAGACGACACCTGAGACCAGATGCCGTCTTTTTAATGGTGGGGATCAACCCTGAAATGATGTCACAGGACGAATTGAACGATCGCCAGAACGATAACAACAAGTCCGACAAGGTAAATAATACCGCGCATGATAGTCTCCTTTGGTCTGTTAGGTCTGACGGGCCTGAACCCGCCAACGGTCTCTTTTTGACGCATACACAATTCCAAAGCGGCGCGATCCACGACGCGAAGGGTCTTCATATATTGCTCATGACATAACGTCGCATGTCTCCAATAGGTTCCCGACAATGATTAATTTTTTGGCGCTGCATCATCGCGCAGCAATAAGAACAACGCGATAATCGTCAGAACCACACCGCCCGATGCCACAAGAGGCGGCACTCCATTGCCCAGCACGACCTCCCAGACGATCACCCAGGATGGTGTCAAATACGTATAGGCCATCACTTTTGCCGAGGGCAGGCGCAGCGTCGCGAATTGCAACAGCACGACCGTACATGCGGTCGCAAAGAAAGCCGTATAAAAGAGTGTGATCCAGACCACCCCGGACAGGTTGCTCCAGTCGATCACACTCAACTGTGGCCAAGCATAGACCAACAGCAGAACGCCACCGGCAACCGTGGTGCCGAATGTGAAAGTAACAGCAGTTTCGCCCCGATTCAGTCGCCGCACCATGGGCGTGTAAATCGCATGGCTGACGCATCCGATAAAGTATATCGCCTCCCCGCGGCCAATATCAAAAGCAAGCAGTGCGCCCAGATCGCCTCGAAAGATCACCCAAAGCGCACCTGCTCCGCCGATGGCCAACGCGAGCGCCATGCGTGGTGTCAACACCTGCCGAAGCAGGAGCCACGCAAACCCCGCAGCCATCAATGGCACGAGCGTAAAGACAGCCGCGGCGCTCACTGGCGGGGCGGTCTTCAATCCTTCGAACATCAAGACGAAATAGATACCGAACAAACCACCCAGCACCCCGTAGCGCCAAGGTGCGGCGAAACTCCGCGGTGCAAATCCGCCCCGCATTTGCGCAAGGATAAAAACAAAAACAGCCGCTATACAAAAACGCACCGCCGTAAAAGCAGCCGGATCAATCTCGTTCGCCATTAGGCCGCCGAGCGAAAACGATCCCGCCACAAGCGCGGAAAAGGCCAGCATCGCCAGATGGCCCTGTGTGCCTGCGGTCATAGAGTATCCTCGCGCAGGTGGTCTTTCAGGAATTGCAGAAGGGTCTGCACTTTGGTGGTTCTGTGCAGATCCATGTGAGTGACAAGCCACAGCGGTGCTTCCCATTCTGTGCGCGGGGCGTGTATCTCGACGATGTCGTCCGACTGGCGTGCGTCCTGAGCGGACAGGAAACCGATGCCCGCCCCCGCTTTGATCGCCGCAACCGATCCGCCGTTGTCAGCGCAGCGGAAGGTGACGGAGCTATCAGGCACATTATTGCGCAGCCACACGTGATGTGGGGCACGTGATTCAGGGTCAGCTGGCCCGACAAAGCGGTGCTTGGCATAATCATCAGGGCCCGAGGGGACACCACATTCATCGACATATGCCTTGCTGGCATAGGCACCGATCTGCAGCCGCAATAAGGGCTGCACAACATTATCCGGCTCTGATGGCGCGGCACCTGCACGGATCGCCACATGCGCTTCACCATATTCAAGGCGGAGCACGCGTTCGGCAGTGACATAGCGGACTAGAACATCCTTATGCAGCCGCTGGAACGCAGCCAGCACCGGCGCGATGCGCGGGGCCAGTGACACCAGCGAGGTCACAACAAGATCGCCAGATACATCCGCTCCGCGCCCTTTGATCCGACCGGCAAGCTGCGCAAACTGGTCATCCGTCGCCTGCGCCACCCGCAAAAGGTCCTCACCCGCCTCTGTGGCCGTGTAGCCCCGTGCGTGCCGTT
The Sulfitobacter noctilucicola genome window above contains:
- a CDS encoding LysR substrate-binding domain-containing protein, which gives rise to MVLQLPPLNALRAFEAAGRYESFSRAAEELGVSHSSISRHVRGLEDRLGVQLFRDLPRGLELSQYGAAYLAQVSPALEAIAFATEGLMEVPQGTVWVNSETLFATKWLVPRLGAFKELHPDVEIRLEASRQLADVARYETDLAIRFVGPGGRYDNSSLISDAELHPYASPSLIRTPPSAPRDLLNYPLLRDRTSGTWNLWFELAGGVDPDEVPEFSWRMSSHLEVEAALSGQGVLLISDEVVADEVAAGRLVRLSDVGFREGGYHVLHGEGVLRRKAVRVFHEWLLAETEGWRSGQIR
- a CDS encoding LysR family transcriptional regulator, with the protein product MENWDEVRTAFQVARLGTVSGAADALGVHHATVIRHIDALEKQLGVKLFQRHARGYTATEAGEDLLRVAQATDDQFAQLAGRIKGRGADVSGDLVVTSLVSLAPRIAPVLAAFQRLHKDVLVRYVTAERVLRLEYGEAHVAIRAGAAPSEPDNVVQPLLRLQIGAYASKAYVDECGVPSGPDDYAKHRFVGPADPESRAPHHVWLRNNVPDSSVTFRCADNGGSVAAIKAGAGIGFLSAQDARQSDDIVEIHAPRTEWEAPLWLVTHMDLHRTTKVQTLLQFLKDHLREDTL
- a CDS encoding DMT family transporter; its protein translation is MTAGTQGHLAMLAFSALVAGSFSLGGLMANEIDPAAFTAVRFCIAAVFVFILAQMRGGFAPRSFAAPWRYGVLGGLFGIYFVLMFEGLKTAPPVSAAAVFTLVPLMAAGFAWLLLRQVLTPRMALALAIGGAGALWVIFRGDLGALLAFDIGRGEAIYFIGCVSHAIYTPMVRRLNRGETAVTFTFGTTVAGGVLLLVYAWPQLSVIDWSNLSGVVWITLFYTAFFATACTVVLLQFATLRLPSAKVMAYTYLTPSWVIVWEVVLGNGVPPLVASGGVVLTIIALFLLLRDDAAPKN
- a CDS encoding ArsR/SmtB family transcription factor, whose amino-acid sequence is MTQNIDQVFAALADPTRRAILAMLLEDDMAVTDVAEPFEMSLAAISKHLGVLTNAGLISQEKRGRVKWCKLEPDAMRDASIWMQGFGQFEPVNLDAFERFLAQELPEGLSQHEKDDT